The Fibrobacter sp. UWEL genome has a segment encoding these proteins:
- a CDS encoding Eco57I restriction-modification methylase domain-containing protein — translation MKFDFAIGNPPYHEEVENNGRPAPVYNSFMEEAFKIAGCVEMITPARFLFNAGQTPKAWNAKRLSDKHFKVVDYQPDASTVFPNTDIKGGVAITLRDENKNFGEIGIFTEFNELNSIRNKVWSGSEQASLSEICIGAVPYRYTELLKSEHPEWIELAGESFDLRTNALDNLHGKIFFENKPKEMGFVKIYGLYNKKRAALWIAQKYVDGPNNFGKHKLLISKANGAGSFGEALSSMIYAEPNSGHTQSFISIGSFENTTEVSNVEKYIKTKFARGLLSILRITPDMTPYKWKYVPLQDFTSNSDIDWSQSISNIDQQLYAKYGLDDKEKEFIENHVKEME, via the coding sequence ATGAAGTTTGATTTTGCAATTGGAAATCCTCCGTATCATGAAGAAGTCGAAAATAATGGTCGACCAGCTCCTGTTTATAACAGTTTTATGGAAGAAGCCTTCAAAATCGCTGGCTGTGTAGAAATGATTACGCCCGCAAGATTTTTATTTAACGCAGGACAAACTCCCAAAGCTTGGAATGCAAAACGCTTAAGCGATAAACATTTTAAAGTTGTTGACTATCAACCTGATGCTTCAACTGTTTTCCCAAACACCGATATCAAAGGTGGAGTGGCAATTACCCTAAGAGATGAAAATAAAAACTTTGGTGAAATCGGTATTTTTACTGAATTCAACGAGCTAAATTCCATCAGGAATAAGGTTTGGTCCGGTAGTGAGCAAGCATCTCTATCGGAAATATGCATTGGTGCAGTTCCCTATCGATATACAGAATTGTTAAAAAGTGAACATCCAGAATGGATTGAATTAGCTGGGGAATCGTTTGATTTAAGAACAAATGCATTAGACAACTTACATGGAAAAATTTTCTTTGAAAACAAACCCAAAGAAATGGGATTTGTAAAAATCTATGGCCTATACAATAAGAAAAGAGCTGCTTTATGGATTGCTCAAAAATATGTAGATGGCCCAAACAATTTTGGAAAACATAAATTACTTATTTCAAAAGCAAATGGGGCTGGGTCATTTGGAGAAGCATTGTCAAGTATGATTTATGCTGAACCAAATTCTGGACACACCCAATCATTCATTTCTATTGGCTCTTTTGAAAACACTACAGAAGTCAGCAATGTTGAAAAATACATAAAAACTAAATTCGCAAGAGGCTTGTTAAGTATTCTTCGAATAACTCCAGATATGACTCCTTACAAGTGGAAATACGTCCCCCTCCAAGACTTCACTTCCAATTCCGACATCGACTGGTCCCAATCAATTTCAAATATTGATCAACAGCTTTATGCCAAATACGGTTTAGATGATAAAGAAAAAGAATTCATCGAAAACCACGTAAAGGAGATGGAATAA
- a CDS encoding restriction endonuclease subunit M: MKKLIDINNYPVSVVLNALVKDKTTGRNIIFASTITTKSGIVYGKTEQITATMLRNLGSNLIQPRVAKSLEAQSMRTRDKAEVFTPSWICNKMNNHCDAEWFGRENVFNVEDGQSWKTTTARVKFVHDGDWQKYVDSKRIEITCGEAPYIVSRYDSTTAEIIPVKNRIGILDRKLRVVNENTDNEEDWLKWTYRAFQSVYGYEYQGDNLLIARINLLVTFVDYMKKRWNREPTDAELRKVANVIVWNFWQMDGITGTVPFGNCVKDEKNPNIFDFAVGENENHSEEIECRIFDWTRQKSLTYRSIKGGRKNEV; the protein is encoded by the coding sequence ATGAAGAAGCTTATTGATATAAACAACTATCCTGTTTCTGTAGTGCTGAACGCCCTTGTTAAAGATAAGACAACGGGCCGGAATATCATATTCGCTTCAACGATTACCACAAAGAGCGGAATTGTTTACGGAAAGACGGAACAGATTACAGCGACCATGCTACGGAATTTGGGATCAAACCTGATTCAGCCAAGAGTTGCCAAGTCCTTAGAAGCCCAGTCCATGCGAACTCGCGATAAGGCCGAGGTCTTTACACCTTCCTGGATTTGCAACAAGATGAACAACCATTGCGATGCGGAATGGTTTGGCCGAGAAAATGTTTTCAATGTTGAAGATGGACAATCCTGGAAAACCACAACGGCACGGGTCAAGTTTGTTCACGATGGGGATTGGCAGAAGTATGTGGACTCTAAACGCATTGAAATTACTTGTGGCGAAGCTCCCTACATCGTCTCACGTTATGACTCCACGACCGCAGAAATCATCCCTGTAAAAAATCGTATTGGAATTCTCGATCGCAAGTTGCGAGTGGTCAATGAAAATACTGATAATGAAGAAGATTGGCTCAAGTGGACTTACAGGGCTTTCCAGAGTGTGTATGGATATGAATACCAAGGTGACAACCTGCTGATTGCGCGTATAAACCTATTGGTGACTTTTGTGGACTACATGAAAAAGCGTTGGAATCGTGAACCCACAGATGCTGAGCTTAGAAAAGTCGCCAATGTTATCGTATGGAATTTTTGGCAGATGGATGGCATTACGGGAACGGTGCCTTTTGGTAACTGCGTTAAGGATGAGAAAAATCCAAACATATTTGATTTTGCAGTTGGTGAAAATGAAAACCATTCCGAAGAAATTGAATGCAGAATTTTTGACTGGACAAGACAGAAATCTTTGACCTATAGAAGTATCAAGGGAGGTCGTAAAAATGAAGTTTGA